Genomic window (Ananas comosus cultivar F153 linkage group 1, ASM154086v1, whole genome shotgun sequence):
aagaagaagtcgcATTAGCACCGCCGCGCCGCGCCGCACCGTGTTAAGATTATTTCtgaactatatattttttattacagatgttaaaatgttaaaataaacACCATTCTGCCCGGTCTCTaataagacttttttttttctttttcataatcTGTCAATTAAGCTGACTTCTCCTGATAGATGgcattttcattattattattatcatctctTCCATCACTACATATTGTCTGATTTATCATGCACACGAATAAATGTGTTAATACTTGTTTCATATCAGATCAATATGATGAATAATACAGATAGAATTTATAGTCTATATAATCTTCTAAGATAATTAAGCCTATGTCAAGTTATGTAGAAGGTGGATTattataaggctaaattacagaaaattctcctgtaataacccgctttttcactttctcccctgacatttaaaaacctacactttgcccccttgtaaaatgaaaaatgtgcacttcacccctaccgttagggttccgttagaggttctgttaaaaaatatttttttataccgaaaatacccctctgtctcttctctgatgcttcgctccctccggctcgccgcctcgccgcctcgtcgtcctccactgtttcgccctcgcccacatccctttcgtcctcctccgccacctcgccttcgccctcgttgtccctgcctacctctccatcaacacccatcttagtatccttcctactgtcgccgaaatcgatgggcgacgacggtgtaggaggagaaggggagcaggtggagaagaaattggagaggaatcgtggccgattgagatggaaatagcggcggatcgaaggggcggctgaggaagctcaggaagaagacaacaatggcgaggggcaaaatggtcattttacacaccgtgaccccctgtgaatatttttcattttacaagggggcaaagtgtaggtttttaaatgtcaggaggggaaagtgaaaaagcgaatTATTACAGGGGGCCTTATTATAATTCATTATGTTTTGTATgttctctctctgttttttttttttttttttttttttgtttccaatgTAAACgagagaaatttatttttaagcatTACAGTTTGTATCTTTTATTTGATCTATTTCGCCAGTAGCTGTGGGTGGACAGAGACTACAGATCGAATTGGTGGCTCCAATTGTCAACAAGAAATGAATTCGGAATAATGCTGCACCTACAACTATTGACATGCATGTCGGAGGTTGCGAGCTGTGCGTGCACTGCAGGTAACGGAGGCATGTGCTTTGATTTAAAGTGTGAGCTGTTCTGGGATTGCCTGCACCAACCACCAGTTCTTCTTACTTCTTACCATGAGCTGGTGAGATAGAAAAAGATTTTTTCCCAACTCTATTTTCCTTCCTAGTTGCTAAACTCTACTTTTTACAAAatgggcaattgtttatatatttttggaaaGGTTTCTGCCTtctgatttatttttcttagaaagttaatattaaaatatttttttttacctccgcaagttattttaaatatatttttagagttaaattttgttagtgaACTATTAGCAATAAccgttatttctgtaaaattactattttactctttcaaatataccttctGCTAttaccaacttttttttatttggtcttAATTAATTCGGGGGCAAAAGAAGTAATTAGATTTTtcacattttcaaatatacacttctaccgtcaccaatttttcttatttatttttaagttaagaataaaagagatactttattttttttttactttgatagaccatttaactcacatttaattTGAGATAACTTAACAGGTGATAACTccaaaagtatttttgaataacagaaGAATATAcgagaaatatattaaaaataaaaaaataatgataaattagatattttcgtatataggcaattatcccttttacaaacatgccctatatcaaaatttcattttggaAATAGAGTAAGAATATATAGTAGGAGATTTAATAAGTATTATTACTAtcttggccaatttgcataaaaaattcacttattttgggcttttgcaaaatcgggccacctttttcatttttgcagattcggtccgctttttcagcaaactgaccaaaatacctttattactttttctctttcctctttctctctcttcttcgtttctctcgttctttttttttttctcgccgatagagcggaggcggagcggaggcagaaacggtccgtctcgcctctcaccctcgtccatgcacccccaccttcctcgcctccgaccccgttaaggccgcgccgcgacttttttttttttgcttttttcttttcttttcttctccgactcttctccaccgtctccgacgacgacgcttcTCGCCCTTCcctgcccttctcatctctccctctccctcattttctgccgcctccgacgacgatttatcttcgccggctccgacgtcgacaccgtagaggtcactgcggcgctacagtctcggagcggggggtccttagcggcgtcgtcaccgacgccgtagctgttggcaaagaatgtgacaaaaaaattatagaaaaaacagaaaaaaaaaataaagataaaaaattatataaaaagaatgatgaagatgaaattatatcgttaattacaaaaaaatttataagttgcactatttaagatgtaaactgctgttttaagataaaaattatactctttgaacgaaaattatactattttttatcttaaactgcatccttttaagtgatatttatactgtttctcctcttgttgcactgtttctccttattgttgcactatttctcctcttatttccacagaaatggtgcaacaagaggagaaacagtgcaacaagaggagaaacagtagatatatctcttaaaacagtgcagtttttcctcttgttgcactatttctcctcttgtttacacagaaatggtgcaacaagaggagaaacagtatatatatctcttaaaacagtgcagtttcttctcttcttgcactgtttctcctcttgttgcactatttctcctcttatttacacagaaatgttGCAACAAGAGGAggaacagtataaatatctcttaaaagggtgcaatttaagataaaaaacagtgtaacaagaggagaaatggtgcaacaagaggagaaacagtgcaacttttgtttaaagagtgtaactttcatcttaatggatgcagtttacatctgaaagagtgtaataagaagagaaacagtgtaaatatttctcaaagagtgtaattttcgtttaaagagtgtagttttcatcttaaagctgcagtttacatcttaaatagtgcaacttataattttttttgcagttaacgatataatttgatgttcatccttctttttatataattttttatctttatttttttttctgttttttctataattttttttgtcaccttctctgccaacagccacggtgccggcgacgacaccgctaaggacccccgctccgagtCTGTAGCGctgcagtgacctccacggtgtcgacgtcggcgccggcggagatgcatcgtcgtcgaaggcggcagagaatgagggagagggagagatgagaagggcggggaaggacgagaaggacgagagaggcatcgtcgtcggagacggtggagaagagtcggagaagaaaagaaaagaaaaaagcaaaaaaaaaaaaaaaaaacgtggcGCGGCCTtagcggggttggaggcgaggaaggtggggggtgcgtggacgagggcaagggcNTAATGGATTatcattttctttatattatttttttatttaataaataaaagtatgTAATACagtttaaaacatataaacTCATTTAATTAGACATATATAAAAGATACTAGTGtgatcttttgtttttttatatatataagtatataaaatCTACTAGAAGTTATGATTTACACGAAAATCTTTCTATCATATTTTCTCGTGCAATCCGGAGCTTAAATATACCGAGTCCATTAAaagctattttaaaattttaaattcgaattctaattgatttacatttttagttaagtttatttataaataaaataaacgaaacggatagcacgcaatctatctcttaaaatatatatatatatatatatatatatatatcccccCAAGTAGTAATTCTACAAAGTGATAAGGGAATGGCATAATTCCCCACTtctattttacataatttttttatttataaccaAATCAGATATTTCCACGTGATAACATAAGATGACAAAAGAGAGTTCAAAGTGGCGTCATTTTGTTgtggtgttgttgttgttgtttttcttttttttggttgttgtgATGTAGATAGGAGTTTTCAAAGAATGTTCACCGTGAGTAGTgatgcaaatggattcgggCTAGTGAAGTTCTCGTTCTCGATCCATTTCGAAAAAAACGGTACGTAAGAGTTGAGAATCAAAAATGTAAAACAAAAACTTTGTTCCGATCTGTGGAGAAAATGGAGcgaaaaaaatctctttttttgaTCTATCCAAAAAAGGATCTCGCCGCAGCCCGTTATGAGCGGAGCGGTAGCTGAGGGTAAAACGTAAGAAAACTGTATCTAGATTCACTCTATTTGCATCTCTAATCATGATAATGAATAACAACACAGAATTGAATTTGTTCAAACATGTGAAAAATTAAGACCTTACTTaggtttcgtttgggattgcgggaaaattgcgttacgtgcggtgagaaacgacgatggaaaaataccaTATTTGTTTCCgcacgtaatattgcgttccgcatatcgcgatgagtcagttacgatatatatatattttctgcagtctcaccggagaacgcagaagcatatccttatatactttttcctcaactccattttatttaatagcgttagataaatctcaataccaaattaagccttAGTAATactgtcaaattttttttgaaattataaattttatataatttagtttgcTTTGGACGAGGCTTTTTCATGTGgaagataaattttttaaaaataaagaagcaaaagaaagcacTTTCAAGGATGGATGGAAGGATGCGAACAATTTTAGCTTTTACTTCGACATCTTTTGTATGaaagtgatatttttttttaaaaaaaaataatgatgccTAACAAATATGTTATGGTTTGAaagaaaacttttaaaatttgaattgggtacaattttatatttagattttataatattacaTTTTATTCTGTTTTGCATTATAttgcattttattttgtttcttttcatgTGATTGGTATTTTCGTATCGATTCACCCACGAGGAAAAAATGTTTTATATGCTACACATGccaatctataaaatttttttcttcataatagttatttcaaataaaaatatgattatctaattaaaatttaacatcttatatatatatataaaagtacgtgaacaatttgttattattttttaaaaaacattgattcaatattgaaaataaacaaCTAAAGAGAAAGTAATTGCATTACCATATtacaacaaaagaagaaaaaaaaaaaaaacataatttgaaCAACATGGTAAATTGATTAGAGAAAAGTTTCAATGTAACGATTTGTAAATGCCCCTCATGCTACATATACCACCAAATTGCAAATAAACAACCAAAGAGAAGTAACTGTACTGCCTCTTCAGTTGATGCACAATTATTTTCtaacattttcatcattatcCACAACTAATAAACATGATCCAAAGTACTATTTTGTCACACTTATTAGACAATGAACCCAGAGTTTGATCTTCAGATCTCATATGTCATGCCAACCCTTAGCAGGCTATTATGAGGGATGCACATAACCTTTCCTCCTTGCCTGAAGTTTTTCCTCAAAAAGTTGTATATGTAGTCAATAACAACTTTCCTGACGAAATTCGAATCGTTTTCCGCCACCACCTCGGTCTCCCCCAACAGATACACGACGCCCTTCGCCATCTCGTTGCGAATGAACTCTATCTCTTCGTCGACACGATACGTGTTATTTGCGTGACCATTTGGCGAAAAGAAGGACTCTTCGTAGACGAAGACCTTCAGGTGTTCAATCAGTAACTTCTCGAATTCTTGAGTATCTTCGACGGCATCGTTGTATCCGTACCGCACCACGCATTGGAACATTCGGTGCTCTCGCGGCTCGACGTGTCTGAACAGAAACCTTTCTTTCATTTCCACCCTGCTTATCGGCAAGTACTTGATCGAAACGAGGACTAAAACCGAGTGTATCGACGGTATCTTCTCAATGAAGTGAGGAAGTATCGGCGGAATGCCTTGCACCAGCTCTGAATACAGGAATCCTATGCCCGGTAGCCTTATTAAGTCGCGTCTGAGCGCCAATTCTCTGACGTAATCGCTCGAGACTTTGTTCTTGAGCTCGAATTTGTACCGCTGGACGTGAACGTAATGCCATGTGCCCATGATGAACATCAGAACGGCGGAGAAGCTCAGCGGTAGGTAGCCACCTTGCGTAAATTTGTAGAACACCGAAGAAATGTAGAGGAGTTCTGTTCCGCCGAAAGTTACGTAGAAAAGCGCGGCGCGCCACATGCTTAACTTCCAAATCATCAGCATCACCAGAGTCACCAACAGCGTCGAAATATGCATAACAGACACGACAGCGATTCCTGCAATAGAACAGATCAATCAGACGTACTTCGTCTCGTGAATGCGAAGGAAGATGATTGATTTCTGAGGCGCGATTGTGTTACCGTACGCATTGCCGATTTTATCTGTCGTTTTGAAAATGGCTGTAACCGCGACGCACACGATCATCAACGCGTAGTTCAGCTCCGGAATGTACACTTGCCCTTCGTACTCGGCGGAAGTGTGCATTATGCGAATTCGCGGGAAGCAGCCTAGCAGTTGGGACTGAGATATGATTGCAAAAGCGCCTGATATCATCGCTTGGCTTGCGATGATAGCTGCTGCAACAGCCACTACAAAGGTTGGCCAGTATAATGGACCTGCAATCCAAGATATGATTTAGTATCAAGGATTTCCACCAAAAGCTTTTTAATGCAGTAGAAGCAGAAGATTcagattcaaatatatatttctgcTATTAGGGGCTCGAATAAGCTACTGCTGCTTTTCGGAGTAGAGAACTGTGTCGGAACTTTTCAGTACTAATACTTTTTTGTGTGTTTACCTGGAATCGATTTGTAGAATGTATCGCCGACATTATCTGGGAAATTGGTAAGATATGCAGCCTGTCCTATATATGCTAGTAATACCGAAGGGAGCAAAACAGCTGAGAAGCCGATCTGCAATTCAATAGTAAAGATCACTTTTACAACTGAAATGAATAATAAGAAgcaaaaggaggaaaaaaagaagaagagagaaaacaaTTTACTGAGATACCTGTATGGCTCTGAGATTGAAGTGGCCTAGATCAGCAAACATGGCTTCAGTTCCTGTTTCATAAGTTTCTTCCTAgtaaactcaaataaaaattgcgttatatatatatatacatctttGTAGATAATTTTTACCTGTGATGCACAAGACGACGCCTCCGAGAGAGATCCATGCTTGTTTTCCGTTTCTTTTGAAGTAATCGACGATATATTTGGGATTGAATGCTCGCAGAATGCCAATATCATGCTTGAATATGTTGTAGGTTCCGATACCGCCGATTAAGAGGAACCATACCAGGATAATAGGAGCAAATGAGTAACCAACTCTATCTGTGCCGAACCGCTGAACAGCAAAGAGGAAGATCAGGATGACTATAGAAATTCCAGCAATCTTTCCTGCAGATGAAGGTCATTTAAATCGTAAGCGTCGAGCTTAAGCAGTGCTTTTACATAAGAAGTTGAAATTTTCGAGGTGTTTGAAATTTTTGTGCTGGAATAATTGACAAACTTCACTTATTACTCGAAAcaaaaatatcatgtatgttaatAATTATATCCACAATGCATGTTTTGTAATGTAACCAAAGCATTAAAGTACAGGGTTTGACCTATTGCTGAAACTAAACATATCATTTGATgatcaaatattcataattcGAAATATTAACATCTGTAACTTCGTTTTGCAACTATGTACCTTGTTATCATTTGGTGATCAAAGTGAAGTACCATAAAATTTATTCTGTTTTAACAGGATCAAACTACTACTATATGTGCATAATTCAAATCAGCTAGGCTAACCGGTATGGAAAAGCAATTATTTTACTTGTTAAAATGCCTGGAAAaattctatataataaaattaatccaCTTTTAACAATAATCATGCcataaaaagaattaattacCTTCGGTTAGTGAACTCGCTGACTCTTTGATCCCACTAACTGCACTAAGCACtgcaaaacaaaatatatacccatttagaattttcttttttttattattattacaagttctaaattgtaatttaattaaatgcaaTGTGTGAATTAAACTCACCTGAAATGCATGGAGTTAAAATACCATCACCAATCACCATGGAAGTGCCAAGAATGGTGATGAGGAAAAGCGCGAGTTTAGCTTCTCGGCTATTTTCGAGCTTCTCCTTAATCCACTGAGCCCTCTTTACTCTACTTGATGTGGTTTCAAGCTTGTAATTTGATACCATTGCATCCTCAGCTTGTTGATTCGGAATGAAGCTCACTTTGGCGTGTCGAGATATCAAGGAGTAGAGTGCAAATGTCCctcctacatatatatacatatatgtatgcgtgtgtgagaaaaaaaaagatttttttaaaaaaattatttgatcatattttgtatttcataatttttagtaTCGGTTAAATGCGTCAGAACCATTTGAACTTTTGTCTCTTAAGATTAATAGATCCATATTTTAGACCTAATGTAAATGATATCTCTGACTAGTAACTCTTGTATTTGGAGtaataatcttatatatattatttcatttcatgtaccaaattaattaaataaggcCATAGTATGAGGGAAAAAATGATATTAGTGGAAATTAATTAGATGATCAAAGAGAGACCAACTCACCATTGCCATTATCATTAGCCCTTAGGACAATGAACACATACTTGGTAAGTGGAAGGAGAATTAGGGTGTagataatgagagagagaacacCCAAGAGGTCATTTTTATCCTTGATTCCCTCTGTGAATGTGCTTGAGTACACATAGAGGGGAGAGGTCCCTATGTCCCCATAAACTACTCCTATGCTCTGAAATGCTAAGTGTAGTGTTGTTCCCCAACCAACCTGCTTTacaataaaatgaaataaaacatcCAAATTATGATGAACAAATATCAAGTTAAGATAACTAAAATGAAGTATCCTATTAATTAAGATGTAGAATTTGCTGCTTCAGATATATGGTGATAAAATTGATGCATTATATAGATATGTTGGTACTATCATTATATCATAATTCTTTATTCATTGTTATCCAGTGAAAATATAAGTGAAACATTGCATTTTATCTAAGTTTCAAATATTACATGGAAGTTCTTTGCATGTTTTCTGCTATAGTATCAAtgaaacatgtatatatatacatattaatttttttgcttatttttgaAATGCAAGACAATGGAACATGCTCATGCATGTGGGGAGCAAGTAGAGGAGAGATCAAATTAACCTTTGCACCATGGTTTTGGGCATGTTGAACTCTCCCAGCTTCTAAATGCAGCGAATCGATTCGGTTTAGCTTCTTCGTCGACGGTAAACCCCGCGCTTCGGAAGCAGTTCCTGAATCTGCCAAGCATTCTCCACCAACTTCTTCTTCATTTCTGCTGCCATTTGTGTGTTCAGAATTATCAGCcatttcctctcctctcccacAGAATAGTATTCTTGAGTCCAAGTTAATTACCTCCTCTTATGCTCTAGCACTCTCTGATCCTCTTTGTCATATTTATAGAAAATGTACTCACACAGAATCCCAAAGAATATTTTCACTTATTTGGATATCGAAACAAGTTATTACATAATGTGCATTCTATTTTAATAGCCGTAAAAGATGCTTAGTATATTCCGTACGCAAAACaatgttattaattattttccttGAAATAATTAACCACGGAATATTTGTCATTAAGAAATTATTGCGCGTATAATAATCTAGCTCATATACTGCTGCCATTGCTGATTCCAACCTCCTTTTTACTTTTGCCTCTTCTGCGGCTATACATTTGCCCTACGAggtaatttataataattaacaaaaaataatttagaaactgCATTgactaattaatataatatacagTTGTAGGCAATTTTTTTCGTAAATCCTATCAACCAACTACGATATGCTTATTGAATGAATAGAAGAGCCATGCCAAAAAAGATGCTCGTGCATTCGCATAGGCCCTTAAAGTTTAATAGCACTTTGTTAACTTACTTTCTAAAACAACTTTTtcatcactacaacaaaaacggtctatagcgacacttttaaatatcggtataggttaaaaaagtactgctggctaaatttaccgacacttttaaaaagtgttgctatatgtggggtcactaggtatatagtgacagtgaAAGTGtgttgctataatctaaaaaagtgctgctaatttaccaacatttatttaagtatCTAGCAACcgtcggaactctacctcgttggctgcggtagcggaggaggacgagagaaaatgatcttcgtctaggatttcagtcgataaagtgaggggagaaggaaaaatgataatcgattttttttttctttttcttttctttttcttttctgtttgtaatcgggccgaatgggctacgtggagtgggttgagtagagtatccttttatttttagttggattggactttatatttagtcaTTAGTAggatttttttaagttttggcataaatataacacttatacaaaagtgtcccaaacatgtgtcgctataacctaattctgttatagtgcattttgaaatattatattttgccACACATAAAAAAAANggtcgctaggtatatagtgacagttaaagagtgttgctataatctaaaagagtgctgctaatttaccaacatttatttaagtatctagcaaccgccggaactctacctcgttggctgcggtggtggaggaggacgagaggaaatgatcttcgtctaggatttcagtcgatTAAGTGACGGGAAAAGGAAAAATGATAatcgattttttcttttctttttcttttctgtttgtaatcgggccgaatgggctacgtggagtgggttgagtagagtatccttttatttttagttggatttgactttatatttagttattagtaggattttttttaagttttggcataaatgtaacacttatacaaaagtgtcccaaacatgtgtcgctataacctaattctgttatagtgcattttgaaatattatattttgccacacataaaaaaaaattcataattttcgcTATGGACAGAAACTGAAATGGTCTTCTACACTTTCAgaaggaaaaattttaatttgtgagAATTTTGTTTCTGCAGCAGCGAAAAGCTGTATAGAAATTTTGTGTAAAAGGATTGTTAGTGCGTTTTGAGCAACAATACGTAGAAGATTCTAAAAGGCCAAATAGGCATTTAATAGTGCATGAGGTGTTTCTTTTTTGCATGTTAATTAAATTCTATGGTGTTTGTCTTATtcactttttttcttaataaaattgcattattgTTTCCCTACAACCtataaattacaataataatagtaaatcaTGTAGCTAATCAAATTGAATAAGAATGATTGTAGACTCTCTAAACAGAATCTGTATAAACTGAGCTAAAGGTTTCATTGAAGTCAACAAATGAGACAAAATAAGGATTGAAATGAGTGTCCTAAAATACTTTAGACTTTCTGAAGTCCTTTACTTCACAAAACTTTGGTGTTacctaaattatatttttcttatttgcaattcatgtttaatttcttttctttgcttttccATTTTAACTTTCTTTCACCACCTTCtttggaaaaataataataataacaatgagtcaaaaaaaaaaggtaaatttcaatttgctCCCCTGGTATAGCGCTATTTTGCTTTGCTGCTTTGTGGTTCAAAAAATTGTACTTAACTATTCTGTCATTTAACGTGATTTTGTTTTACCATCTCGAGGTTCAAAAAGTTACATTTAACTATTccgtaattttatttctttcattATAAGGGACTATTAGTTGTTAAATAGGATATCATCctgtaattttcaaaaaagtttACTTTACTATCTTATTTGATATCATGCtattttcggtgaaacaaaGATAAAATTACAGATTAGTTAAGCATATATAACTTTTTGAATTGTGGAatggcaaagtgaaaatgatcTAAATTACAGGGGGGCACATTGAAGTT
Coding sequences:
- the LOC109725114 gene encoding potassium transporter 5-like — its product is MADNSEHTNGSRNEEEVGGECLADSGTASEARGLPSTKKLNRIDSLHLEAGRVQHAQNHGAKVGWGTTLHLAFQSIGVVYGDIGTSPLYVYSSTFTEGIKDKNDLLGVLSLIIYTLILLPLTKYVFIVLRANDNGNGGTFALYSLISRHAKVSFIPNQQAEDAMVSNYKLETTSSRVKRAQWIKEKLENSREAKLALFLITILGTSMVIGDGILTPCISVLSAVSGIKESASSLTEGKIAGISIVILIFLFAVQRFGTDRVGYSFAPIILVWFLLIGGIGTYNIFKHDIGILRAFNPKYIVDYFKRNGKQAWISLGGVVLCITGTEAMFADLGHFNLRAIQIGFSAVLLPSVLLAYIGQAAYLTNFPDNVGDTFYKSIPGPLYWPTFVVAVAAAIIASQAMISGAFAIISQSQLLGCFPRIRIMHTSAEYEGQVYIPELNYALMIVCVAVTAIFKTTDKIGNAYGIAVVSVMHISTLLVTLVMLMIWKLSMWRAALFYVTFGGTELLYISSVFYKFTQGGYLPLSFSAVLMFIMGTWHYVHVQRYKFELKNKVSSDYVRELALRRDLIRLPGIGFLYSELVQGIPPILPHFIEKIPSIHSVLVLVSIKYLPISRVEMKERFLFRHVEPREHRMFQCVVRYGYNDAVEDTQEFEKLLIEHLKVFVYEESFFSPNGHANNTYRVDEEIEFIRNEMAKGVVYLLGETEVVAENDSNFVRKVVIDYIYNFLRKNFRQGGKVMCIPHNSLLRVGMTYEI